A part of Fimbriiglobus ruber genomic DNA contains:
- a CDS encoding dihydrodipicolinate synthase family protein produces the protein MTVSWRGVFPAVCTQFHADQSLNVPGTLAHIDAQLAAGIHGLVMLGSVGENTAVEPAEKKELLKATVDHVRKRVPVLVGVAEYTTAQACRWAADAAKLGADGLMVLPPMVYTTDARETIAHFRTVAKATDLPIMVYNNPPAYKADVTPEMFAEMADEPKFAVIKESSDNPRRITDIKILTGDRYVIFAGVDDLFLECLLLGAVGWVSGLVNAFPAENRLIWDLATVGKWQEALEVYRWYTPLLHLDTHVKLVQYIKLASAECGYGTELTRAPRLPLVGAERERVLGIIRRAIATRPKAQK, from the coding sequence ATGACCGTTTCGTGGCGCGGGGTGTTCCCCGCCGTTTGCACCCAGTTTCACGCCGACCAGTCGCTGAACGTCCCGGGCACGCTCGCCCACATCGACGCCCAACTCGCCGCCGGGATTCACGGCCTGGTGATGCTCGGGTCCGTCGGGGAGAACACGGCCGTCGAACCGGCCGAGAAGAAAGAACTCCTCAAGGCGACCGTCGACCACGTCCGCAAGCGGGTGCCGGTCCTGGTCGGGGTGGCCGAGTACACCACGGCCCAGGCGTGCCGGTGGGCGGCCGACGCGGCGAAACTCGGGGCGGACGGCCTGATGGTGCTGCCGCCGATGGTGTACACCACGGACGCGCGGGAGACGATCGCCCACTTCCGGACCGTGGCCAAGGCGACCGACCTGCCGATCATGGTGTACAACAACCCGCCCGCGTACAAAGCCGACGTCACGCCCGAGATGTTCGCCGAGATGGCCGACGAGCCGAAGTTCGCGGTCATCAAGGAATCGTCGGACAACCCCCGGCGGATCACCGACATCAAGATCCTGACCGGCGACCGCTACGTGATCTTCGCGGGCGTCGACGACCTGTTCCTCGAATGCCTGCTGCTCGGGGCGGTCGGCTGGGTGTCCGGCCTGGTGAACGCGTTCCCGGCCGAGAACCGGCTGATCTGGGACCTGGCCACGGTCGGGAAGTGGCAGGAAGCCCTCGAGGTCTACCGCTGGTACACCCCGCTGCTCCACCTGGACACGCACGTCAAGCTGGTGCAGTACATCAAGCTGGCGTCGGCCGAGTGCGGGTACGGGACCGAGCTGACCCGGGCCCCGCGGCTGCCGCTGGTCGGCGCCGAGCGCGAGCGCGTCCTCGGCATCATCCGCCGGGCGATCGCGACGCGGCCCAAGGCCCAAAAGTAA
- a CDS encoding AAA family ATPase → MDFTPSTWLVAGAGATLGVFAGMWDKVKAFAWRGMNLFVQRIEVPSHPAHEAITAYLIANYQRSRNYDRMYGASWEFQRDGRYGLIPFEQFGNRTLILWNGWFPFLFANQQEQKAAAGKGNNDSHGSSATKIYSTLTFLRGTLDVEKILSAACAVRNAISWAAEEAEQETKTRFVIHHVPKRGDKDDDSDYGSNGLAWYQQGTFRLLAHSPDQLGKRPTANGKALDNLIFPQRIKDLIREIELWRKSREWYREKGIPWKRGWMLYGPPGTGKTALARAFAEDMNMPIYVYNLAEMGNHELMRTWGEMQMNVPCIALIEDIDNVFHGRENVARKNNMFSMMLPPPKKDDNDNDGDRGRGAFGPPLTFDCLLNCLDGVERSDGIFTIVTTNDISKIDPALGQPRKLPDGAVEFISTRPGRVDKAVELGFMEAADKKKMARRILGAYEKQYLETLEFIDRFPDLQETPAQFQERCAQIALKCFWNEQHAAKAAKPSVARVAEELLNSTSNGLPVGASNGTH, encoded by the coding sequence GTGGATTTCACTCCATCGACGTGGCTCGTGGCAGGCGCCGGCGCGACGCTCGGCGTCTTCGCCGGCATGTGGGACAAGGTCAAGGCGTTCGCGTGGCGGGGCATGAACCTGTTCGTCCAGCGGATCGAGGTGCCGTCCCACCCGGCCCACGAAGCGATCACCGCGTACCTGATCGCCAACTACCAGCGGTCCCGGAACTACGACCGCATGTACGGGGCGTCGTGGGAATTCCAGCGGGACGGGCGGTACGGCCTCATCCCGTTCGAGCAGTTCGGGAACCGCACCCTCATCCTCTGGAACGGCTGGTTCCCGTTCCTGTTCGCCAACCAGCAGGAGCAGAAGGCCGCGGCCGGGAAGGGGAACAACGACAGCCACGGGTCGAGCGCGACCAAGATCTATTCCACCCTCACGTTCCTCCGCGGGACGCTCGACGTGGAAAAGATCCTGAGCGCCGCGTGCGCGGTCCGGAACGCGATCTCGTGGGCGGCCGAAGAGGCCGAGCAGGAGACCAAGACCCGGTTCGTCATCCACCACGTCCCCAAGCGGGGCGACAAGGACGACGACAGCGACTACGGCAGCAACGGCCTCGCGTGGTACCAGCAGGGCACCTTCCGCCTGCTCGCGCACAGCCCCGACCAGCTCGGCAAGCGGCCGACGGCCAACGGGAAGGCGCTCGACAACCTCATCTTCCCGCAGCGGATCAAGGACCTCATCCGCGAGATCGAGCTGTGGCGGAAGAGCCGCGAGTGGTACCGCGAGAAGGGCATCCCTTGGAAGCGGGGCTGGATGCTGTACGGCCCCCCGGGGACCGGGAAGACGGCCCTGGCCCGGGCTTTCGCCGAAGACATGAACATGCCGATCTACGTCTACAACCTGGCCGAGATGGGCAACCACGAACTCATGCGGACGTGGGGCGAGATGCAGATGAACGTCCCCTGCATCGCCCTCATCGAGGACATCGACAACGTCTTCCACGGCCGCGAGAACGTGGCCCGGAAGAACAACATGTTCTCGATGATGCTGCCGCCGCCGAAGAAGGACGACAACGATAACGACGGCGACCGCGGCCGCGGGGCGTTCGGCCCGCCGCTGACGTTCGACTGCCTGCTCAACTGCCTGGACGGGGTCGAGCGGTCGGACGGGATTTTCACGATCGTCACGACGAACGACATCAGCAAGATCGACCCGGCCCTCGGCCAGCCGCGGAAACTCCCGGACGGGGCCGTCGAGTTCATCAGCACCCGCCCGGGCCGGGTGGACAAGGCGGTCGAGCTCGGCTTCATGGAGGCGGCCGACAAGAAGAAGATGGCCCGCCGGATTCTCGGGGCGTACGAGAAGCAGTACCTGGAAACGCTCGAATTCATCGACCGCTTCCCGGACCTGCAAGAGACGCCGGCCCAGTTCCAGGAGCGGTGCGCCCAGATCGCCCTCAAGTGCTTCTGGAACGAGCAGCACGCGGCCAAGGCGGCCAAGCCGTCCGTGGCCCGGGTGGCCGAGGAACTGCTGAACAGCACGTCGAACGGGTTGCCGGTCGGTGCGTCGAACGGGACGCACTGA